GAGTGGGATAATCATCCTTGTTTTGCCTAAAACACGAGGTTGCGGTGAGGATTAGGTGAGATAATAATTGTGGAAGTGCTTTGTAAATACTACAGAACTCAATCTAAATCTTAAAAGTTTGCATCTGTTTTTTCTTGCTTATCTTGGTATTCCTAGAAATAGCATGgtcttctctatatctgcattGGCCTCTGTGCTGTTGTTGTCTCAAAGCAATATAAGTGCAGGGCTTGGCTCCTTCTCTATTCCACAAAATGTCCACCTTCAACTCAGTGTTTTTTGTGTTCAGTAACTTTACTGAGGAATCACAAGGAGAGTTTGCATTGCACCCTACCCAGCATTCTGCGATTCTGCTGGCtctattctttgtttttgttcttattttctttccttccatcctcttTTAAATAACTTGAACCTTTTCTCCTGAAGAACCCTATTCTGCCCAAAACtcaagtctctctttttttcccccttggcacttgtgagaatatttttttcaaacaaatgtGGTTCCCATTCTTATTTAGATACCTTAATacctaaattaatatatttagtaATGTAGTCATTCATACAactttttattattgtattagACACAAACATATTAAAACCATTTTTGAACCTTCTTTGACAACTTGTATTTCATCACCTTCTTAGTTCTCCTGGTGATTAGCTCCATTTTTGGTGTGTAGAGAGGGAATAAAATTGATTAACATGATATTTTACCTTGGCTATAAGACAGACattggaaaatgaagaaataataaatgattttttaaaaaattgattcatCATCCTGCACACCATCATTTAGCACAGGCTGCAGAGTCAGACAGTTCTGGCAGTAAAACCCAGCTGGGCTTACTTATAAGCCACATAACTTGGGAAAGCCATTTTaccactctgtctcaatttccTGTTGCATAAAAtgggttatgaggattaaatatgatgaaataaaatcaaattctttATAATATCTAGAACATAATAGACGATCAGTAAATAATGactttttactattttatccAGTTTCCTTAGGTTGCTAGACTTGAAATAATTCAACATTAAGAGATATTGATGACCTTAGAGAATCAGTTACTTTCTACTGGCCAGTAGCCCAAAGTATAGAAATGTCGAACAATAAAACTCTGTTTAATGGTTATAATTGAAATTCCTCTCCCAGAATATGTAGCAGATGTAGATGGACATCTAGGTGTAAAAATACAAGTTTTAGATACTTCTCATCCACCAGGTAAAGCAGCCAGTCCTTACTGCAGTTTGTTTGAACTGATAGTGGAAGCAATACCAGCTGGTATTCAGGAGACATGACTAGCCATGTGGCCCTGGATGGTAACCCGACTTCTTTGaacctctgttttcttatctgagaGCATTCTCTTTAGTCTCTCCCACCCCTAAAATGACCCAGTGACTTGCAGTGATCTTTTGGTTCCAAAGTAAAATTCCTATTATTGCTTCACTCTGAAGAGTGCCAAATTATCCTAATCTCTGTATTTTCTGGGAGCTGGATTTTGTGGCTCCTAGGCACAAAATTGTCACCTTTGCCATTAGTGCCAGTGAACGTGATACAAAAGACATCGTATTTAACCATTATTAAGAAATTGACAGTTAAGGAATTATGATAAAGTCATAGAATATTATATCTGATGGGCATTAGTGATTATCTGACCCCCTCTTTTATgctcagataagaaaactaaatcCCAGAAAGCGGAAGTGACTTCTTTAGGGACTACAAAAGTAACCTAATAGAAGGCAAGAGTGTAAACACTATTGCAGGATTAAAACAAAGTGGTTTGGTAATACAGAGGCGAAGGAGATGTATTTTGGCTGGAGGGACTGAGGAAAGCTTGATGGAGAATAGTATTTGACCTAGCATTGCAGGAAGGATGGGATCTTAACTACGAGAGGCTGGGGAAGCAAGAGCAGATAGCATGAAGTAAGGGCAGCTAGTGAGGCAGTGCGGAGTGTGCTGGAGAGCAGGTGTGAGGGCATCACAGTGGGAGGAAGGCTGGGAAGGTAGGTTACAGCCAGTATGGAGGATCTTGAACAACAAAGGAAgtgatgggaagccactgaaggttCTTGAGAAAAGGAGTCAAGTGTCAGCAGGAAAGGATTCCGTAGCTTCTCTCTGTTGGTGCTGTCATAAACTTCAAGTCTGGCTTCTAGGGACTGGAAGTTTTGGAGCAAGGTGAGGGCGCATGGAAGAGCTGGCTATGGAAGCAACTGATGATGAACTAGgtaaactaatttaaaaactatgattcaattaattaaagaatataaaaatgatgttATGAGCCTCTGGTAACCTTGAGAATGTGCTTTATGGATCTCTAACTATAGGGGGTATAATTAACCAAGGGTCTTAGCTGCTGTACTTGAGATGCATTGCTATGCTTGTGCTCAGGCCCCTTTTCCCATGAGCTGCTTTCAGTCAGTGATGACACGGCGGAGAGACTGAAGCAGATCATTCACAGGAGAGTTAGGGCTTCTCTGATGGCTTGAGGACTCCCCAGTGGCTCTGCCGAATCCTCTTCAGACTGCACAACAGTCTATAATGTTTCTATGTTTCTATccacccttcttccctctctccttcactcagGGTCAGACTTGCACTGTAGTTTGATAGCTGTTTCAGCCTTTTCCTGCactctccctcttttccctcatacagttattttccttaataaaacTCTTGCATGTTTAATCTCATTCTGGCATCCAACCTGAATTAAGTAGAATCTAATCTCAGGAGCCTTTGTTTTAGCTTCTTTGATCCATGATCTGGTCATAAGGCAGACTGGACAAGAAAGTGACGTATGTTCTGTGTAAACACATTCTCCCTCCCAGGAAATAGCCAAACGCTCTTTACTGGGGGTTGCAGGTCAGTAGCACCACCTTCCAGGATGAAAGACTAGTTATAAGGAAGAATCTTCCTTTGCCATCCTCATTATAATGTGAGTGCTGGATTCTACCTCAGTTAAGCTTTTAAAATCTTACTTGAAATTTTGTTACATATCATGGTCCaagagttttattaaaaaaaatttttatctctCTGCAAAGAGCAAATGTGAAACATTTGGCTTTGGGAATAGAAAATTAAGGAGCTATCATCTAGAAAAggatagttaaaataaaatttagtgaaAGGGAACCATCACAGGGAGAAATTTTGCAAGAAGATGGTAGCTAGCTAAGAGACTTGACAGGAGAAGAACAAACATTGTACAGCAAGAAACACTAAGGCTGAATCTAAGGAGGAACTTGGCCCTGAGGTGTGGAAAAAGTGATGGACTAATCTCTGAAagcagcaggtttttttttttttttccccagaagccTCAAACCAATGGTTCCTAAATTTAATGTGCACAAGAATCCTCCAGGGAACTTATCAAGACTATAGATTCCAgcagaggttctgattcagcaggtctgaatTATCATTACATCTTATTCAGGAATCTGCACTTCTGTGAACTTCCTGAGATATTCTGATGCAGAGAATATCTCTGTGGATCACAGTTTGGAACAAGCTATCCTAGATGGTTAGTCTAGGATAGTTTCATGTTTCAGGATGTATGGAGGCAAAGGAATAGACTTGAATGAGTCTTCCTTAGTCAATCTCAGGCTCTGGAAATGaactatttatgttttaaaaagatatcaGAATACTTGGAATGATTTCAAGGGATCATCTCCTTTCTAAAACTTTTCAAGGATATAAATTTAGTAACCATTTTGTCCTAATGGTGCTAGTTTTTTCCCCACTGATTCAGCTTCAACCTGACAATTGATTCCCAATCTTCCACTGTAGAAATAGAATAACAACCATAGTTATTTCACCAGGTAGTGGTAATGATGAATGAGTTATGAAAAAACAACTAGGACAATGCTTTGCACATTAGAaagcagggattggcaaactttccgtaaagggccagatagtaaaaaTTTTAGGCTTTGTTGAGCCATACTGTTTCTTTTGCAACTACTCAGTGCTGCCATTGTAgcttgaaagcagccacagacaatgaAAGAATAGGTGTGgatgtgttccagtaaaactttatttacagatatAGGTAGTGGGCTGGTTTTGACCTATAGGCAGTAGTTTGCCTACTTTTGCTATAAAGTCTTGATAAattctattattaataatataatggCTTGCAAATAATCTTTAATAATTAGAAAAGTAATCAGTTTTTAACCAATAACTAAGTATATAtaccctctgcaatttttttcaaAGGAATCTGCTTATAggagcaatgaaaaaaaaaatcttgtatttAAATGCTGGTGTCATTTCAACGGCCTTTAAAGAGTTTTCACTGATAGGGATTGCCATCACATTGTTCTAGGCACTTGAGAGAGAAATCCAGGCCAATGTGAAGAGTGATGACCACAAAAGGCTTTGGAGGAATAAGAGGAGAAATTTGTCTAAATCTTGAGTCTCTGAGATTTTCCCTCTCTTTGAAGGTCTTGTTCTGGGCTTATGGCACAGTTTAATCTCCCAAAGCACAATTTGTGCAAAGAATGGCTGTAGCGATTGCTTTATAACCAGGTGTTTATTATGTTGCTCAATGTCTATTGACATTGAATTGCTTGTGACATTTTTAAAGTTCAGTTTTAAGCAAATGTTTGTCTCTCCTAACAAGCCAGCATGCTTTCTTTTATCAGATGACCAAGATTaaatattgttttgctttttgccttGGTTATTTGTATGGTTAGAGCTAAATACAAGGTCCAGTCATTACAATACTTTTCATCTACTTGGGAGATATACTTTTCTTCCTCGACACTTGTTTTTTGAAAATGTCAATGATTATCTTAAATGCTATTATATAggtgtttttattgtaaattccTTCAAACGAATTTTAGATCTAGCTGAAATATAAcccaaatattataaataaaactaatcAGATCTTATTTGTAAGAAGAGTGATGTATTCTATGTAAAGGTCCTCCAAAAGTAACATATATGTGATCATAAATAAACTCTTATTAAGTACTTGATTAATAATGGAGGGTtttgtaaaaatgtatattatgGGGCAAGTCTTCATTTCTAAAGTCAAGCAAACCTGAGCTCCAATTCCAGCTCCATTGCAAGAtcagctgtctggtcctgggcaTGTTACCtaactctctgagtctcagtttcatcatctgtaaaatgggtataagagCTGCACCCATCTCACAGAATtgtcatgagaaataaatgaaataatacatgtaatgTGCAAATTGTCTGGTCTATGATAAgtactctctctatatattataaatacatatatctatCTCTTAtggcatgtttatttttattttcacagcaGTGTTTCTGTCAAAATATAAGACAAATATAAGAAATGTGGCTACTTGCTCAGCTTTCGATGTGAGGCCCTAAAAGTCTGTCTGAGCATTGCCATGTTCTACGTCtatcctctcatttttttctccagtacTTTTGAGTGATTCCCCATGAAGCAAATGGCGCATGACCTAACATCTGAGAACTTTGTTACCATATAGAGTCTGGCTAAGAAGACTATCAAAAACAACACAcaggaattttaatattttcccacaCTTAAAATTTTCCAGTGATTTAAACCATGGGTGCTTTTCGTTCTGTGTAATTCTACTATTTTTCCACATGACTCTCCTTTACCAGGGCTTGGCAGCACTGTTTAGTCAGTgttattttattgactttttttgaGAGTCTAGTGAACTTGAGGGAAGGGTAGAAATGGCAAAGAAATTTCATGACACAACTTCAGTTTTACACATAGACCTAAGTCTGTTAACTGTCCACAATTACCTCTCTCACTCTATTTTCCTCAACTCTAAAATTTAGACtttagatttaatattttttctcttagtcttttttttttctctttaagaggTACTGACTGACATGAAAGCCAAAAGCATTATGCTGACATATTAGAACCACTGAAGTTGGGAAAAAAAAGGCCACCACAACAGCAAGAAGCCCGAGGATTTTCAACAGGAAGGAAACTGGGAAATTAGATGAAGTTTTTAGAGCCCGTGTCTTTAAAGGCTTCAATATCCTTTGTTTCTGGGTGAAGATGGCACTCCTGGTTCCATTCCATTGCCCAGGTCCAACCAGGCGATACTGATAGGAGTTGCAGGGCCCAAAATAAAGTTTCATAGCCAGTTTAGGCTCTTTTagcaagagagagaggaggtCTGGCTTTGCACCTATCTCTAAGGCGAGCTCGGCCAAGTAGTTGATGTAACTGGTCTGCAGTATCTGGTTGTTGCTCTCTCCAAACCttaatgaagaaagaataaaggacagATTCACAAAATGTTCTAAGTTATATAAGAACATTAGGTATTCATTAGCTAttgaaagaatgaagtaatgaatgaatgaataaatgagttttgAATAACTCTCCAAGTCTCCTGGCAAGTAAAACTAGTCAGGATTGCTGCAAAGATTCATAAGATAACACAGATGAAAGCATAGCTCAGTGTTTTGCCCAGAAGAGACACAGTATTTGCTTGTTGAATTAGTAAAGTACCTTGCACTCtgactggcatatagtagatgaaTTAGAATTTGAATGTGAGATGACCTCTACACTATAAGGCCCCCAAGTCTACTTTCCAATGTACTTGATCTCTATTGAACTCCATTCCACTTCATCACAAAATGTAAATCCTTGACCTTCACTTCACACCAACTCCTTTCTAATTTGCTTTGATGGGAGTTCCTCCAGCTAACTTTCCAGAGATACTTAGGCTACTGTCACCACCACTGCCCCCATCCCACTTCCTCTTTACCACAGAGTGTGAGAGGATACAAAATCTAACATGggcaatatataaaacaaataaatttaggtCAAGGATAAATGTTCTTGTTTGGtgaaattactatttttaaatagttggatCTTAAAGTAGTAGAATTTGCTTTTTTAGAAGCAGCTAGGTGGTTCTTGTGAGTAGTTAGATCACTATACTTGGAGAAACACTGTTCTatgtaaagaattaaaaaaaattcttacaagtcaattctttttttattcctcttgATAATGTCTGCCATCATAGTTCTCTCTGAGGGCAAAGTACACAAGCCTAGAAAATAAAAGGTTGGTTGAGTAGTGGGTttgattcaatttcattgctttatcTAGATGATTGATTCCTACAATCAACTGATTCCTACAATCAGTTGATTCCTACAATTAAATTTTGGCCATTTACCCATGAGATACCGGTCAGCGCTGCTGTGTTGTTGAACTCCAGGGTGCGCCACCCGCATTGAGTTCTATGTAATGTTGCCCAGGGATCACCAGGCTACAGCGTGGactctggggtgggagtggggggttaGAGAAGAAGGTGGAGAGGGAAGGTGAGCCTGAGAAGTTGGGAAGCCGTGCCAGATGGCTTGAGCTCCATTCTGAAAGTGGTGGGAAGCCGTGGGGGACAAGATGAGATTCGCCTTTTGGAAAGATTCTTTGAGGTGCTGAATTTTGGGAAATGGGCTCCCGGCAGGTCAGTTTAAAGGCAGCAAGACAAGTTAAGAGGCTGTTGAAGAAaaccaggtgagggagggggtggcACAAATTGAGGTagggcagtggggagagagaaagattgaTGTCAGTTATCACTGTGTGCTTGTGATTCCATCCCCTGTCACAGGTGTCCCTGGAACTTCAGACATGCTGAAGAACGGTGAGCTTCCCTGGATATGGCTAGTCATCAGACATCTCAGATTCAATGAGTCCAAAACTGAGCTCATCACTGAAGTCCTGCTGCTCAGACTTGCATCCTCTTCCACACGCTCCCTCTAGCCCCAGCACTGCTCCCCACCCAGTTTCCACCACCTGAGGTCTGCCTTGATCAAGTCACCCTTGATTCTGCTCTTTTCCTCAAATTTTTCTACATGGAGCCAAGCATTACGTCCCGCTGGTTTGATTCTTAACTAGCTCTCTTCTCCACTTTGTCTCTTTGCCTGGCTGAGGTTGTATCACATTTTAGTATAGACGATTACAGTAGCCTTCTCACTGGTCTCTGAGACTCTATTCCTTTCGCCTTTCAAATCTGTCTTTCACACTAATGTTGAAATAATCTATCAAAAGTGAAAATCTGATAATGTCTGGTCCTTGCTTAACCTTTCATTGGGTCTTCCGGCAGAAGAGCTTTCTTAAATGGAGACACTAGGTCCTCAGGCCAGACGTAATCAGGGTCCCTAAGAGTCCCTCAGATGGTTTTTATGTGTAGCTAAATTTGGGAAGAGCTGATATACATTTTATGTTCAAGCTCCTTAGCATGTCTTAAAAGGATCCTGTGTCTTGGTCCCTTCCTCTCTAAGAATAATCTCTCATCCCTCTCTGCCTCACACCTCATGTTCTAGGAATGTCAGGTATCTTGTAATAATTCCTCATCTGCATCACACCTCTGTGCTCTGATTCCCTTTTCTGCACCTGGGAAACCCAGTTATCTAGGGAGTTTTCCTTGAACACATGCCCTTCCTTTATCCAAACTCTGCTGTCGCTAAGcaccctttctctttttccagaCACTCCATGCAGTCCTCTGACAAAGCACATGTCTTATTATCTTAAAATGACCCATTTAAATTTCTCTGTATCCTACCAAGTTCCAGCACAGGGCTAAGTATTCAATAAGATTTTGTTGAGCTGAATTGAGCCCTGGATCAGGGAGATAGTAACAGCCTTCTGAGAAGTACAAAGTGCTACACAATGGTCAGAGAGAAatattctaataattttatagctTTGTAGGGATCTGTGAGGTTGAGCTGCTTCGGTATTAAGAGTTAATTTGGAGTTAAGTATGGAGTAGGCCCTAGGTCTCTTGATTTGCACATATTCTGAGGaatttataaacatattataGGTAAAACTAGGAGTCATAgatgtcttccttccttctgttctctCATTAgtccaagaaaaaataatatttacttaacATCATGTCAACTGAAATTCTctgaattttctaatattttaaaggaatgattgcagatatttattattatcatatcCCAGTATTGGttattttgtgaattttctaactttttaggATGTCAGTTTTGTGAGAGCAGCCAAGGTTGGCAACCTTCTTGTTGGCAACCTCCTTTTCTAAACTTGTTATTTAGCAAAATCCACCAGGTGTGAAACACTCAGCCATTCACTTGCCCACTCACTTACCTTTGAAAACTCTTGTTACCCAACGAGCTTGAAGTTCAACAGTTGGGAAAATTGAAACTAGAGGCTGGATAAGACCAATGCATGCAAGGGTTGACTTTTCCAGGTGAGGAGGGAACATGTATTTGTACAGCAAGACCATATTATTCTCTACTTTAACAAGTGGATCTtcaaggaagggaaaagagaaagtataTCCTATTGCAAAGACAATGACGTCAATGTCCTCCTCCACTGTTCCATCCTCAAAGATGGCAGAAGTTTCTGTGAGCTCTTTCACTCTTGATTTCACCTTGATGGCTCCATAGAGTATATGACTTGGAAGATCATCACTTAGTATTGGCTATTTCATAAGGTATCTGAAACATGCAGAAGAAAACACTcagagtatttcttttcttttttcttaattttttatttattttattttaattttaatttttggctgtgttgggtctccgttgctgtgcgtgggccttctctagttgcggtgagccggggcttctcttcgttgcagtgtgcgggcttctcattggtgtggcttctcttgttgcagagcacgggctctaggcgcacaggcttcagtagttgtggcgcatgggctgagttgctccgcggcatgtgggatcttcccgggccagggctcgaacccgtgccccttgcattggcaggcggattcttaaccactgtgccaccagggaagccccagaaagagTATTTAATGAGGGGTTTTGAACTCTCTTGATATTTTATGGGCTTGGCTCTGGGAATAAAGAGGTTTTTCAAATATCCATAAAACTTTCTAACTTGACTAGTTGGGCTACCCCAAGCCTTACTCTCTGACTTTATTCTCATGtcgcatatctcttccctcaacaaataaggaaaaacatGTAGATGATGTGGgcaaaacacatttcaaaaaaGGAGGCATTCCTAAGGGCTTAGACAAAATGCCAGTGCCTGTGGTCAATTCCTGAGCATTCCAGTTGTTATTAT
This sequence is a window from Globicephala melas chromosome 1, mGloMel1.2, whole genome shotgun sequence. Protein-coding genes within it:
- the LOC115863132 gene encoding LOW QUALITY PROTEIN: dimethylaniline monooxygenase [N-oxide-forming] 2 (The sequence of the model RefSeq protein was modified relative to this genomic sequence to represent the inferred CDS: deleted 1 base in 1 codon; substituted 2 bases at 2 genomic stop codons), which gives rise to MSCFSDLPMPEDFPNFLHNSKLLEYFRIFVKKFDLLKYIQFQTTILSVKKRPDFSTTGQWVVVTESNGKEQSAVFDTVMVCSGHHILPHLPLESFPGTQKFKGQYFHSHQYKHPEGFERKRILVIGIGNSASDIAVELSKKAAQVFVSTRHGSWVMGRISEDGYPWDMVFHTHFSSMLRNVLPRRVVKWVMEQQMNRXFNHENYGLMPQNKYLMKXPILSDDLPSHILYGAIKVKSRVKELTETSAIFEDGTVEEDIDVIVFAIGYTFSFPFLEDPLVKVENNMVLLYKYMFPPHLEKSTLACIGLIQPLVSIFPTVELQARWVTRVFKGLCTLPSERTMMADIIKRNKKRIDLFGESNNQILQTSYINYLAELALEIGAKPDLLSLLLKEPKLAMKLYFGPCNSYQYRLVGPGQWNGTRSAIFTQKQRILKPLKTRALKTSSNFPVSFLLKILGLLAVVVAFFFQLQWF